A segment of the Anomalospiza imberbis isolate Cuckoo-Finch-1a 21T00152 chromosome 16, ASM3175350v1, whole genome shotgun sequence genome:
CCAAGTGATGCCAGTGCTGCCTTACATTAGAGTAAGTGGGAGGAGAAATAAGGAGCAGTTCCTTTCAGAACAGCTTGAAATATGGGAGTGAGTGGCAACAGGAAAGTTCCTTAAGGCTTTTTACTTGCTCAGGCAAAGGAGTTGCAGACATGAACCTGTAAGATCAGGGACCATTTCCACCCTTAAACACGTTGCTGTTCAAGGGTTTCAGTAAAATCACTGGGGGTACATTAATGTACCATCAACACAATAGAGAATCCCacatcactccaaacatcctGAGGTGCCTCATTCTGTACTTAAAGTAGTCAATACCTTCAGCCCCGATTTTACCATCCCCATCATGATCTGCAGCTGCCAAGAAGGTCTTGGTTTCTGAGGTGGTTAACACTCTGGCTCCACACTCAAACCTCTGAAGGAAATACCTTGGGGAGAAACAACGTGGATTTAGATTTTCACACCATAGTATTTTTTATGGTTGTTGTACAGTCAAAGAGATAACTATCTCTAAATAATTTGCCACAATAGCCAAGTCCTTAAAACACTGCTTTGCTTGGCAAGTTAAAtcatatttttatgtatttctgCTTTATAAGTGCAACCCTGATTGAATTGATTCTGTCCACTATGAAAATTCAGCCACAGGCTGCTCTTTATTCTATACTGAGCATAAGAGGCAGGTATTACTAATTTGGTTTTCTCTGTAAGAATTATCGATTTAAATATATCTTTCACGATGTACTGAAGGTTTTATCAACATTTAGCATAAATTGTGTTCACATTTATTGAAAGTTCTGGAATGGAAAaagtgcttatttttttttttttatatcctCCAAGTAGTTAACAAAATCCTTACTTGAGCTCATCTTCCTCAATAAAGCCACTTTGATCATTGTCGAGAATCCGGAAGATCTCCTTGAGCTGGCTGCTACTCTTTTTAGACATCCCACTGATCTGAAAGAATTTTTTGGGACTAAAGGAATCTGgagctgaaaataaattaataaagaaattaacCCCAGACCACTGCATTCAGTGTTCCTAAATGGTCTGAGGATGATACTTTGTTACAATTTAGTTGTTCTAAACATGATTAGTAGGTGAAGCCTGTCAAAGAATAAATGAATTTGCAATACTGCTCCATACCCTACTGAACATCCAACAAAATCATGTGGGGATAAGCTCCAAATTGACAATATAAACCAGTTATGAACAAACATACTGTGACAGCTGAGTAAAGAGATTACAGAAATCTGTTTAAAGTATGCATTTCTTCAGTATTCCTTTGGGACTGAGTTAAAGTTGCCCCAGGTTACACAAAATAAGAGACTTTGagatttttaattgttttctcacCTTGGCAGTCCCGCAGAGCAGCAGCGATGTCAGAAGGGCTTAGAATGTCTGTAAGGCTCATTTTAAACCTGTGCAAAATAGAATATTGCAAACAGAGTTTTAATGCAAATGCATCTTACAACAAATTGggtatttctgtgttttgaagaTTACTATAAGGTCAACAAGAGTAGATGAATCTCATTGATCAAAGTGACATCTCTGGTATTCCTTAACAAATTACAAGATTTAGTACATTACTTCCTTAAAAATAGAAGTTCAGAAATAATGGTTGATAATGAGCTGGATTACACGAACCATGTTGTGAGTTTATGATCAATATTTTATCATTTACCTGGAACCTCTATAAATACAGCACATATTTAAACTCTATGTAACCATTCATCTAATAAATAGTCATACTGGAATGCATGGAATCTGGCAATGCAAGTAACAATATATGCAGATGGAAAACAAAAGGTAAGAAAGTTTACTTCTATTATCTCCCCCAACAGCtctgaagaataaaaagaaaactgataCTTATCTATGTAAAACCCATCCATATGTAAGTccagcaattaaaataaaaaccttagAACAATGGTTGTTGTACTTACTACTGGTGCAGCTCTAcacagtaattttatttaattaatctcAAGTCAGATGCTCACCTTTAGCGTTTTCTCAGCTAGGTAAAGGAAAAATAGCTGAGGAGATACCAGGCAAAATAGTAATGTTGGCTTTGGCTTGCCACTCTGTCTTATAAAGGATTCAAAAGGTGACAATAACCTCTACTTAGGTTACACTTCCATGGATCAAATGTTTGAATTGAGACTTGGCTCAAATTTCTTCCTTAACTAATTAAACTTTTCTTTCTATTTATATCCTAAGATAATATAGacaaaaagaagttttttttttttttaaataaatccaCTAGTGCTTAATTAAGTACAATTCTGCCATCAAAGCAGCCTTTCAGCTCCAAGAATGTTAACAGGTAACCTCTGTACTCTTTGGAAGAAGACTCCAGCAGTCAAATCCTTGTGAAAAGAAATGAATTCGTTTGTTCCCTGGGTCTGTTGATCCTTTGGAATGTATGAAGGAGGTTGGAGATGACAGATCAGAGGTGCCAATGTGTCATTCTGACAAAGATAACTTGTCACTAGGGTAGAGGAAAGCATTTTCTAATTTGGGTGATCTTTCTGCAGTAAGCTTCATTTTGTATTTCCTGACCATTTTCTGAATtacagaaacagaaaccagTGTCTTCAGTGACAGAAAACTATGATCTAGGTAAAATCAGACTTTGTTAGTGTGGAAATGGTagtatatacattttataacACACACAACCTAAGTCTGACTCCTACATCTATAGTACTTGCTACACCTAGTAAGCCTATTATTGATTTCAAGTAATTCAAAATACTCAAAATGGATTATTAAGTAGGCCAACTGATTATATATAATCTTCCAAGGAATACTGATGACAAGATCAGTTTATTCAGTTTTACCTAGATCATAGTTTTCTGTCACTGAAGACActggtttctgtttctgtaATTCAGAAAATGgttatttaattaaatatgttaaattaaatatgtttaattaaatgttatttaattaataacaaatttttaattgtaggtaaaaataaataagagttTATTATATATTTCAGGAGTATTACTTTTGGAACAAAAAACCTTAAGAAAATTCATAACAGCAGATGGGAGGTTTTCCTTCTCAGACAAAAATCTGTTTCTATCTATAAGGGGGCTTATACAGGCAAAATTCTAGGTTGAAGACCAATAAAACTCATGTATTTTGGTGTAATAGTCAATTGTGGTATCTAAACTGGTGTTCTCTTAATCCATGaacattgttttctttttaaagaaatggaaatagCATGGTATGTCAAAGAGGTAATATTTTTATAGTAGCAACGGTTACAAATTATTCTGTGGAGCAGAGTAAAAAATATATCTAAGCCCTGATGTAAGCTAATGGACTACCGTGGGTTTACCCCTGCTTGTTTTAATGACAGTGAGTAAAGTGTAAATCATAGCAAATGTTCCACAGCACTGTTTGAATTTGGCTAGAGAAAGGCAAGATAtaagtaaaacaaaaagcagacaTAATTTAATGGTACTTTTCACTTTCTTGCTACCTATTTTACATGTGAAGAAACATGGCATAAGTCACAAATATTCAGACTTACCTTTGGTCCCAAATACCAGCTGTCCAGGAACAAACAGGCACTTGTCCTATTGCTTCCAGTAAGAAACTGGTTATAGTGCCCTGGAAGAACACTTTACTGGTAAACCCACGAACCCTGGGCTGTTGTAAATTAGTGTTTTGtgattaaaacaaattaaacagTGCTGATGTGTACAAGCTGAAGGTCTGCTCACAGATCTTTTGGTGTTCTTTCCATTTATCTTCTTCATTCAGTGCTATATATTCATGTTGCCTTCTGCCTGAGATTTCCATGGTATTATGATCTGTCAGGCAGTGGCTGTGGGGATGAAGTTCATTCTGTGCTTTCTCCAGAATCATCCTGAAATAACTTTCATTCTCTTAGGTACCTTTTTACACCCtctttgttttttctcattCATGATCATCTCAAGTTAATGTGAGTTTGAGCAGAAGAGTCCTTTTTTTACTGCCAAGATGTTTCTAGAGAAAAAGGGGTTTTTTCAGCCCTCTGTGACAGTGCCATAGATGTTCCTCTGCAGGAAACTTCCCTTGTTTCCTGGCTCCCACACAGTACTCATAGAATTGCTCTCTTTGTCTAAGTGTTTAACTTGCCGTACAACGCTAATTATTGACAATTAATGAGAACAAGGGAATTGAAATGGAGGAAAATGACAAGATCAAGGTGAGCATATAACACTCAAGCTCAAAGTATATCTGCAACTAATTAGGgcattgtttaaaaatataagcACCAAATGTTCAAAGAATGACATCTGGTTACCTCATGCACTCTGGCATAGCCCAGAGTGCTGAGCTGGTTTTATGTGTATTCAACAGTTGTAGAACAGCCAGAATTAGTATTATATTCAAATATGATCTCAAATAAAAGTGAGATAATTGCTATGATTGCTTTTGAAGAGATCTTTTAATGTTTGAAATTCAATGCTAACAACAAAATTGATGCTAATCCTGGCGGAAAGATGGTCTACAAAAGCCTAAAAGAGCTGAATTTCAGAATCAAGTTGATGTCACTGTACATTGATACAGGTGGGAATCTAGGGTTactgggttttatttatttattaatgacACTTCATCTGAAGTACAGGTTTCCCTCCACTACAATTAGAATGCAATAATCAGGGGTTAGTATATAAAGGGATATTTTAATGAGATTATCTATTTTACATCTAAATTATCTGCctgtcttccttctttcttgGTTATGTGTTAACTTAGGTGGTTGTAATTACTTTATGCATTTAAAAACTAGAGATCTatgaaagtgttttttttttttaaagatgccATGCAAACAATGTAACACTATAATGAAAATCCCTAATAATTCAACCAGAACAGCAGCTGCTAAGTATTGGGCAGTTAACAATAGTTCAAAATCTGACACAGAATCTTAGTACTGCACTATTTCCAGGAATGTTTAGCACTCATTCCTattaaattcaggaaaaaatattaatttttgtttggttgttttggggattttttttctctatgagAGACATCTAAAAGTTCTATTGGGTTGATCATCTGAATATTTATGTACTTGCATACCTAGTGTTGTTTTCACCTGAGGTGTCtttattaaataatattaaagccttcttttttttcagacttcCAAAATTAACCTTGAAGGTGTTATTCTGAGAAATACAGAATATTCATATTGATAAATTCTTGCTAAGGTTCTAGGTTCTTTAGGAATCTAAACATATGAAATAATTGTCTTCACATTAAGCGCTATTTACTTCTCTAAGTATCAGAGGAAAGCTGTGTTTGGGCAAAGCATTGACAGGTTGTGGACTAGTCTTGTACCCTTTGTGTTCTGGTTTGCATAAAGTACAGAGTTGATTAGCAGTGGCAGTCAACCAAAGCCATGGCAGATGCAGAAGAAACATCAGCAGTTGTCTCAGGTGAGATCAGAGGAGAGGTGTTAACCTGAGACCAGCTTACAACAGTGTAAAGAGATGCTGCAGCAGCTATTCTCAAACCCACACAACTCCATCTTTCAGCCCTGGTTGTGTCAGGGCCAATGGTATCATGATCCTGGGTAACAGATTCTGCCTTTGTAATGAGTTTGGAAGTAACTAAAATAGATACTCAGTAACCTCTGTGGTTCATAGTAGTGTTGATGTCTCAGTGGTGACAGCACAGAATCTTTGTGTGTTCACGACTATAATCGTTGAAAAGGACCTTGACAACAAAATGAATTATATCCTGCCACTTCAAGTTGTCTCTTAGGGCAAATGCTTTAATCatatagaaataaagaaataattagaGCATTTAATTTGAACTGTTGCTTAGGCCATAgaattttgccatttttaacAGAGAAATTCTGAGCACATGCTGTAGTATTTGACTGTTTTGCTACAATGAAGGAGGAAAGCCAGGCCCCAGTGACAAAGCTTTCTTTCCCTGCAGCAGGAAGAGGATATTACCCAGAGCACTGAGCAGAGATCTGGACTAGAGAACACATGATACAAGATAGATCCTGCAGCACTGTAAGTCTGGAGCTAAAGCAAAACAGGTACTTCTCTCATGTTAGGGGAAATACCATATGAACTTTCCTTGGTTCAAATTATGTTCTTATCAGTCTGTGGGAGTGAATTTgatttct
Coding sequences within it:
- the LOC137483368 gene encoding parvalbumin, thymic CPV3 isoform X2 → MSKKSSSQLKEIFRILDNDQSGFIEEDELKYFLQRFECGARVLTTSETKTFLAAADHDGDGKIGAEEFQEMVQA
- the LOC137483368 gene encoding parvalbumin, thymic CPV3 isoform X1, with the translated sequence MSLTDILSPSDIAAALRDCQAPDSFSPKKFFQISGMSKKSSSQLKEIFRILDNDQSGFIEEDELKYFLQRFECGARVLTTSETKTFLAAADHDGDGKIGAEEFQEMVQA